A region from the Triticum aestivum cultivar Chinese Spring chromosome 3D, IWGSC CS RefSeq v2.1, whole genome shotgun sequence genome encodes:
- the LOC123079177 gene encoding uncharacterized protein: MGGGMEVNKNRWIEEWNAGRENLELNFRFTRRSLAVIGLFGLAVPILVYKGIVREFHMQDEDAGRPYRKFL; this comes from the exons ATGGGTGGCGGCATGGAGGTGAACAAGAACCGGTGGATCGAGGAGTGGAACGCCGGGCGGGAGAACCTCGAGCTCAACTTCCGCTTTACCCGCCGCAGCCTCGCCGTCatcggcctcttcggcctcgccgTCCCCATCCTCGTCTACAAGGGCATCGTTCGCGAATTC CATATGCAGGACGAGGACGCCGGCCGGCCGTACAGGAAGTTCCTGTGA